The genomic region AGCAGCGCCGCATCGTTTTCAAAAAAGACAAACCCGATATCATAAAGATTGCCGTTGACGGGACAAAGCTGGTTAAACAGCTGAGCCAAGAATGCGATACAGATATCAGATTTGAATATTCTCCTGAAAGCTTTACCGGTACAGAAATGGACTTTGCGCTTGAAATATGCGAACGGGTATTGGAAGTATGGCAGCCCACTCCCGAAAAGAAAGCCATAATCAATCTTCCTGCCACGGTTGAGCTGACAACACCGAATGTTTATGCCGATCAGATTGAATGGTTTTGCAACAAAATAAGTTGCAGGGACAGTGTTATAATAAGCGTTCATACGCACAATGACCGCGGAACCGGAGTTGCTGCAACCGAACTGGCCTTGCTTGCCGGAGCCGACAGGGTGGAAGGCACGCTTTTCGGTAACGGGGAAAGGACAGGAAACCTTGACATCATAACCGTTGCGTTAAATATGTTCTCCCAAGGCATAGATCCCGGCCTCGACATATCTGACATAAATTCAATAATAAAGGTTTATGAGGAATGCACCAATCTTAAGGTGCATGAAAGACACCCATATGCCGGTAAACTGGTGTTTACCGCATTTTCAGGGTCGCACCAGGACGCAATCAACAAAGGTTTCAGGTATTTGAGGGAAGAAAAGCCCGAATACTGGGATGTTCCGTATCTCCCAATAGACCCTACAGACATAGGAAGGCAGTATGAAGCCATTATCAGGATTAACAGCCAGTCAGGCAAAGGCGGTGTGGCATTCATTATGGAACACGAATTCGGATACATACTGCCTAAGGAAATGCATCCTGAATTCGGGGAAATGATCAAGCAGAAATCCGACGAGGCCGGAAGAGAACTGTCGCCTGACGAAGTTATGGAAGTGTTCAGCGAAAACTATTTGAATGTCACAGGACCGTATAAACTGATAGGCTACCACGTTGAAACAAGGGACGGTACCGTAATCGTAAATGCAAGAATATACAAGGATAATGAGTTTTTGGAAATATCAGGGAAAGGGAACGGACCAATTTCGGCTTTCTTTGATGCGCTGAAAAATATCAGCGGAGATCTCCCGTTCCGGTTTGAAGCCTA from Thermoclostridium stercorarium subsp. stercorarium DSM 8532 harbors:
- the leuA gene encoding 2-isopropylmalate synthase, giving the protein MNWRKYRKFPAFVFKERTWPDRTIEKAPIWCSVDLRDGNQALPDPMNVEKKLKMFNLLKKIGFKEIEVAFPSASNTEFRFVRKLIEEGYLDDDTVIQVLTQSREHLIRKTFESLKGAKQAIVHLYNSTSEQQRRIVFKKDKPDIIKIAVDGTKLVKQLSQECDTDIRFEYSPESFTGTEMDFALEICERVLEVWQPTPEKKAIINLPATVELTTPNVYADQIEWFCNKISCRDSVIISVHTHNDRGTGVAATELALLAGADRVEGTLFGNGERTGNLDIITVALNMFSQGIDPGLDISDINSIIKVYEECTNLKVHERHPYAGKLVFTAFSGSHQDAINKGFRYLREEKPEYWDVPYLPIDPTDIGRQYEAIIRINSQSGKGGVAFIMEHEFGYILPKEMHPEFGEMIKQKSDEAGRELSPDEVMEVFSENYLNVTGPYKLIGYHVETRDGTVIVNARIYKDNEFLEISGKGNGPISAFFDALKNISGDLPFRFEAYSEHALSSGADAEAVAYIQLANGGGKSIFGVGKDRNTTTASFEAIICALNRAAAENKHV